A stretch of Lactiplantibacillus brownii DNA encodes these proteins:
- a CDS encoding IS66 family transposase, with translation MTVLKITRLKIVVFLNSQRQLEELDLPDDEKFCAHCHAQMQYVGHRFVREQVCFIPAKLFRKQIFQYTYRCPSCIRHSDEPNQYYKSSPAPTPVIAHSLAFSSLIAEIVHNKYELSVPGYRQVKDWQRLGLSLSAPTIANWLIKAAEWLQPLNELCRNELMKQTHIHVDSIE, from the coding sequence ATGACTGTATTAAAAATAACGAGGTTAAAGATAGTCGTGTTTTTGAACAGCCAGAGACAACTGGAAGAACTAGACCTCCCAGATGACGAAAAATTTTGTGCGCATTGTCATGCTCAAATGCAATATGTAGGCCATCGTTTCGTCCGTGAACAAGTCTGCTTTATTCCTGCCAAACTGTTTAGAAAGCAGATTTTTCAGTATACATACCGTTGTCCAAGCTGCATTCGGCACTCCGACGAACCAAATCAATACTACAAAAGCAGTCCAGCACCCACACCGGTCATTGCACATAGTTTGGCATTCTCTTCACTTATAGCAGAAATCGTTCACAATAAGTATGAACTCAGTGTCCCCGGATATCGGCAAGTTAAGGATTGGCAACGGTTGGGTCTTAGCCTTTCAGCACCTACAATTGCCAATTGGCTAATTAAAGCTGCGGAATGGCTTCAACCACTCAATGAGTTATGCCGGAATGAATTAATGAAACAAACACATATCCATGTGGATTCAATTGAGTAG
- a CDS encoding LytTR family transcriptional regulator DNA-binding domain-containing protein, translated as MWIQLSSVNVFDRLFWQVDIVTKQCTNFVKSDKNILVNLDKIQSLDLHTSSIIFKDGNECHVSKLYLGKFRNNIHVSTP; from the coding sequence ATGTGGATTCAATTGAGTAGTGTAAATGTTTTTGATCGACTTTTTTGGCAAGTTGATATTGTCACAAAACAATGTACAAATTTTGTAAAAAGCGATAAGAATATTTTGGTTAATCTTGACAAGATTCAATCTCTGGATTTGCATACAAGTAGCATCATCTTCAAAGACGGTAATGAATGTCATGTTTCAAAGTTATACCTTGGAAAATTCCGAAATAATATTCACGTTTCAACACCATAA
- a CDS encoding transposase — MHGFTTLRFKLLHIPARIVSHARQTWIQLSSANVFDRLFWQVLHRIQHR, encoded by the coding sequence ATGCATGGGTTCACGACACTACGCTTCAAACTATTGCATATTCCGGCTAGGATTGTGTCGCATGCGCGTCAAACGTGGATTCAATTGAGTAGTGCAAATGTTTTTGATCGACTTTTTTGGCAAGTTTTACATCGAATACAACATCGATAG
- a CDS encoding iron-sulfur cluster biosynthesis family protein — MTTIKLSEAFVDLLQRKQLTNKNLVLLTDDGGGKYSLHGGACTIGTKFTIIVLDQPDADYPVQLTNTAGIQLWTSAYDLMFLTAGITLDYGQGRISIKDDAHILDQGVQIADGKAVLAAFEQGVAADGKSC; from the coding sequence ATGACGACAATTAAGTTAAGTGAGGCCTTTGTGGACTTACTACAGCGGAAACAACTCACCAATAAAAATTTAGTGTTACTGACGGATGATGGTGGTGGCAAGTATTCTTTACATGGTGGTGCTTGTACGATTGGGACTAAGTTCACGATCATTGTGCTAGATCAGCCGGACGCGGATTACCCAGTGCAGTTAACGAATACGGCTGGTATACAATTGTGGACTTCAGCTTACGACTTGATGTTTCTGACGGCTGGAATCACATTGGATTATGGTCAGGGTCGAATTTCAATCAAAGATGATGCCCATATCTTAGATCAGGGTGTACAAATTGCAGATGGAAAAGCCGTTCTGGCAGCGTTCGAACAAGGTGTGGCTGCGGATGGTAAGTCTTGTTAA
- a CDS encoding GGDEF domain-containing protein, translating to MTWINWQVPPFVTSVFFVLGVLALYWLSINWITVLAHDWHVPFADEQIHRWYGVIYMLVFVFGIQTFVVGTNYSWQFMNFQIIGIIFCAYFLDIHVPYYFFVPIVLVYMLFNGSLTDWESWCHAVTLMLFFWSLNLFREHYQQHRIAPLIYMIIAVPFGGLLWFWMKLKFDFSWITFGQEWLYLVIFEVLLYVYVNLLTRESEFKQQLAQFASHDALTGTENYAAYSGSIQYLFNESRQHKLPLSMMMFDIDHFKHINDTYGHAAGDRVLQAVTETAQTVITANDTRVRLYRTGGEEFNVVLPGYDTETAEPMVRQIFDAVNHLQVTVETNQIELSISVGLCAMIVDDQTPIDFYQRVDQNLYYSKQHGRMQMTID from the coding sequence ATGACATGGATTAATTGGCAAGTCCCACCATTTGTTACCAGTGTTTTCTTTGTTCTGGGCGTGTTGGCACTTTATTGGCTCTCAATTAATTGGATTACCGTCTTGGCACATGATTGGCATGTGCCCTTTGCGGATGAACAGATCCATCGCTGGTACGGCGTTATTTACATGCTAGTCTTTGTGTTCGGGATTCAAACCTTCGTCGTTGGCACAAACTACTCGTGGCAGTTTATGAACTTTCAAATTATCGGGATTATTTTCTGTGCTTACTTTTTGGATATTCATGTCCCGTACTATTTTTTTGTGCCCATCGTGTTGGTCTATATGTTGTTCAATGGCTCGTTGACTGATTGGGAGTCGTGGTGCCATGCGGTGACTTTGATGCTGTTTTTCTGGTCACTAAATCTTTTTCGTGAGCATTATCAGCAGCATCGAATCGCGCCACTGATTTATATGATAATCGCCGTCCCATTTGGCGGCCTATTGTGGTTTTGGATGAAGCTGAAGTTTGATTTTAGTTGGATCACCTTTGGACAAGAGTGGCTGTATTTGGTCATTTTTGAAGTGTTGCTCTATGTTTATGTCAACCTCTTGACGCGTGAAAGTGAATTTAAACAACAGCTGGCCCAATTTGCCAGTCATGACGCACTGACCGGAACTGAAAATTATGCGGCTTATAGTGGGAGCATTCAGTATCTTTTTAATGAAAGTCGGCAGCATAAGTTGCCGTTATCGATGATGATGTTTGATATCGATCATTTCAAACATATCAATGATACCTATGGGCATGCCGCGGGAGACCGCGTCTTACAAGCCGTTACGGAAACGGCCCAGACAGTGATTACGGCTAACGATACGCGCGTACGGCTCTACCGAACTGGTGGCGAGGAATTTAATGTGGTGCTCCCAGGTTATGATACGGAGACCGCTGAGCCCATGGTCCGACAGATTTTTGACGCGGTCAATCATTTGCAAGTAACCGTTGAGACTAACCAGATTGAATTGTCGATTTCAGTCGGACTTTGTGCGATGATTGTGGATGACCAGACCCCGATTGATTTTTATCAGCGGGTTGATCAAAATTTATATTATTCCAAACAACACGGACGCATGCAGATGACGATCGATTAA
- a CDS encoding DUF3284 domain-containing protein, whose amino-acid sequence MQIKMTLKAPVDYLYQQLIDSAQADIQQQTGRPAPKQSLQGVQYEKKWKNGLTGSLKVTHAEPGVRYAYELETPHDHYMVDYQFTRNGDDGAGLTYAETFLGKDKRTAANNRIGVTLLGWFRKRRFKKMMSQMAASYYQ is encoded by the coding sequence ATGCAAATTAAAATGACGTTGAAAGCCCCAGTGGACTATCTTTATCAACAACTGATTGACTCGGCTCAGGCGGACATTCAGCAGCAAACTGGTCGGCCAGCTCCCAAGCAAAGTTTGCAAGGGGTGCAATATGAAAAGAAATGGAAAAACGGTTTGACAGGCTCACTAAAGGTGACCCATGCCGAACCAGGTGTGCGATACGCTTACGAGTTGGAGACACCCCATGATCATTATATGGTTGACTACCAGTTTACGCGCAATGGCGATGATGGCGCTGGTTTGACTTACGCGGAGACTTTCTTGGGAAAAGACAAGCGAACCGCTGCAAACAATCGAATCGGTGTGACGCTGCTCGGTTGGTTCCGAAAACGCCGCTTTAAGAAAATGATGAGTCAAATGGCTGCCAGTTATTATCAATAA
- a CDS encoding PTS sugar transporter subunit IIC produces the protein MNSFIGWLNKHLVPVAAKISGVRWLVALRDAFIAIMPAMMAGSIATVLNALVRDIPTKFGWLGFVNSMQWLIGINAMVWTGTLAILGLIFSFTFGYQLAVQYKVEPITGGIVTLGTFIMSLPQNFTGTLTKSLSAGATKILTDSGMAVAGKKVTAWGYFNFNTYFGSYGFFTVMILGAIASACYIYLMKKHITIKMPDTVPPAVANAFTGIIPAAAAFYVVAIINWLFSNFGQTTVIEWIAKVIQEPLLNMSQGYGAVLLMTLLVQVFWFFGIHGSNVLAPVLDGIWLTAQLANVNAFQAHKAVPYLWTRNCFDLYAWIGGAGSTLLLLIAILIFSKRDDQRSVAKLAIGPGFFNINEPVMFGLPIVLDPIYFIPFILAPVVTVSTAYAAITAGWVAPITNNIVWSMPPIMNALVATMDWRSVVLQVVNGLIAFAIYVPFVKAANKIKPEQIGD, from the coding sequence ATGAATTCATTTATTGGGTGGCTAAATAAACATTTAGTCCCAGTCGCAGCGAAAATCAGCGGAGTCCGTTGGTTAGTCGCATTACGTGACGCTTTTATTGCAATTATGCCGGCCATGATGGCTGGATCAATCGCCACTGTTTTAAACGCTTTAGTTCGAGACATTCCAACTAAGTTTGGTTGGCTGGGGTTTGTCAACTCCATGCAATGGCTCATTGGAATCAACGCGATGGTTTGGACCGGGACGTTAGCCATTTTAGGGTTGATCTTCTCGTTCACCTTTGGCTACCAATTAGCAGTTCAATACAAAGTTGAACCAATTACCGGTGGGATCGTGACACTCGGAACATTCATCATGAGTTTGCCACAAAACTTTACTGGTACCTTGACGAAGTCTCTAAGTGCTGGTGCCACTAAGATCTTAACGGATTCAGGTATGGCGGTTGCTGGTAAAAAGGTGACTGCTTGGGGTTACTTTAACTTCAATACGTACTTTGGTTCGTATGGTTTCTTTACTGTCATGATTTTAGGGGCCATTGCGAGTGCCTGCTACATCTATTTGATGAAGAAGCACATTACGATTAAAATGCCTGACACGGTGCCACCGGCTGTTGCCAATGCCTTTACTGGGATCATTCCAGCGGCGGCTGCATTCTATGTTGTGGCAATTATCAACTGGTTATTCAGTAATTTTGGTCAAACGACCGTTATCGAATGGATCGCCAAAGTTATTCAAGAACCACTGTTGAACATGAGTCAAGGTTATGGGGCCGTTTTATTGATGACCTTATTGGTTCAAGTTTTCTGGTTCTTTGGGATTCACGGTTCAAACGTCTTAGCACCAGTCTTAGATGGGATTTGGTTGACCGCACAATTGGCCAACGTTAACGCCTTCCAAGCACACAAAGCCGTACCATACCTCTGGACACGGAACTGTTTCGATTTATACGCTTGGATCGGTGGGGCCGGCTCGACCTTGCTACTATTGATTGCTATTTTGATCTTTAGTAAGCGTGATGACCAACGTTCTGTTGCTAAATTAGCCATTGGTCCTGGTTTCTTCAACATTAACGAACCAGTCATGTTTGGTTTACCAATTGTCTTAGACCCAATTTACTTTATTCCATTTATCTTGGCACCAGTTGTAACCGTATCCACTGCTTATGCAGCGATTACTGCCGGTTGGGTTGCACCAATCACTAACAATATTGTTTGGTCGATGCCACCAATTATGAATGCTTTAGTTGCTACGATGGACTGGCGTTCAGTTGTCTTACAAGTGGTCAATGGCTTGATTGCCTTTGCTATCTACGTGCCATTCGTTAAGGCTGCTAATAAAATTAAACCTGAACAAATTGGAGATTAA
- a CDS encoding GntR family transcriptional regulator has translation MYRAIAQDIIKSIIADEYETKLPTEKVLMARFNASRNTIRKAIDVVFRHGLLRRVQGSGNFIIKQPDDSATVLNLSIGFDRAAMVEGGPLVSKIVTFDKLKADAKLAKQGNIEIGDELYRVVRLRYLKECLYDLEESYFPRAIVPFLSEESVQQSIFAFLREAYGITGSTTENYVHQVRLTAERAQLVGLPEGDKTMCLDGINYLANGDVFNFSKTFFVYEDLELYYHTENIDLEN, from the coding sequence ATGTATCGAGCAATTGCGCAAGATATTATTAAATCGATAATAGCCGATGAATACGAGACTAAATTACCGACAGAAAAAGTTTTAATGGCGCGGTTTAATGCGAGCCGGAATACGATTCGAAAAGCTATCGATGTCGTCTTTCGGCACGGTTTACTCCGCCGAGTCCAAGGGAGTGGGAACTTTATTATTAAGCAACCGGACGACTCAGCCACTGTTTTGAACTTATCAATTGGTTTTGACCGCGCGGCCATGGTCGAAGGGGGACCATTGGTATCTAAGATCGTCACGTTTGATAAGCTCAAGGCAGACGCAAAACTTGCTAAGCAAGGCAACATTGAGATCGGTGATGAGCTCTATCGAGTCGTTCGACTCCGGTATCTCAAAGAATGCTTGTATGATCTGGAAGAATCGTATTTTCCTAGAGCCATCGTGCCGTTTTTATCGGAAGAAAGTGTCCAACAGTCGATTTTTGCCTTTTTACGTGAAGCATATGGCATCACCGGGAGTACCACGGAAAACTATGTGCATCAAGTCAGATTGACTGCAGAACGCGCACAGCTCGTAGGTCTGCCAGAAGGCGATAAAACGATGTGTTTAGACGGGATCAACTACTTGGCTAATGGCGACGTATTCAACTTTTCAAAAACATTTTTCGTTTATGAAGATTTGGAACTCTACTATCATACTGAGAATATTGATCTCGAAAATTAG
- a CDS encoding GGDEF domain-containing protein has translation MTWTHWQVPPFITSVFFVLGMLTLYWVTYNWLVSWVHHQRRFNVTDDQLSTWYGVTYMVVFVFCIQSLVVGGCEAWQFMNFQLIAIIFCAYFLNSHVPYYAFIPILFVYMVFDQSLGYWQSWGHALTLMLFFWVLNQIRVKVTTYPWAPLSYLAVCVSFGGLLWLWMKFKFNFSWQTLGEEWLYLAIFVVLLYIYVTMLSHDSQLKLRLAQFASHDALTRTENFAAYTAAIQDQFSASRQNQTALTMMMFDIDHFKRVNDTYGHMIGDRVLQQATSVVQVVLTANDPQVKLYRTGGEEFNVIFPNYELAQAQVMVQQIFSAINHLSVPTEHGPLEISISVGVSALSPNDGSPIDFYNRVDRNLYHSKRNGRMQITSV, from the coding sequence ATGACATGGACCCATTGGCAAGTTCCACCCTTTATTACTAGCGTTTTCTTTGTTTTAGGCATGCTCACTTTATATTGGGTGACCTATAATTGGCTAGTTTCATGGGTACATCATCAGCGACGTTTTAACGTAACGGACGATCAACTTAGTACGTGGTATGGTGTCACTTACATGGTCGTCTTCGTTTTTTGCATTCAATCTTTAGTCGTTGGTGGCTGTGAAGCTTGGCAATTTATGAATTTCCAATTGATTGCGATTATCTTTTGCGCGTATTTCTTGAATAGTCATGTGCCGTACTATGCGTTTATCCCAATTTTATTTGTTTACATGGTTTTTGATCAATCGCTCGGTTATTGGCAATCCTGGGGACATGCGTTGACTTTAATGCTATTTTTCTGGGTCTTAAATCAGATTCGTGTTAAAGTGACGACTTATCCGTGGGCGCCATTGAGTTATTTAGCGGTATGTGTAAGTTTTGGTGGCCTTTTGTGGTTATGGATGAAATTTAAGTTCAACTTTAGTTGGCAAACGCTCGGCGAAGAATGGCTATATTTAGCAATTTTTGTTGTTTTGCTATATATCTACGTGACGATGCTGTCGCACGATAGCCAGCTGAAGTTGCGTTTGGCCCAATTTGCAAGTCATGATGCGCTCACGCGAACGGAGAATTTTGCGGCGTATACGGCCGCCATTCAGGATCAATTTTCAGCTAGTCGGCAAAACCAGACCGCTTTAACCATGATGATGTTCGATATTGATCATTTTAAACGGGTCAACGATACTTATGGTCATATGATTGGTGACCGTGTTTTGCAACAAGCTACAAGTGTTGTCCAAGTAGTGTTGACGGCCAATGACCCGCAAGTAAAACTTTATCGCACGGGTGGCGAGGAATTTAATGTCATCTTTCCAAATTATGAGTTAGCACAAGCACAGGTTATGGTGCAACAAATATTTAGCGCGATTAACCACTTGTCGGTTCCAACAGAACATGGGCCTCTCGAAATCTCAATTTCCGTCGGTGTTTCGGCATTGTCGCCAAATGATGGTTCACCAATTGATTTTTACAATCGTGTGGATCGCAATTTATATCATTCTAAACGGAACGGGCGGATGCAAATTACGAGTGTCTAG
- a CDS encoding sugar kinase: MKILAFGEVLLRFTVPDHLLLEQSDLVQLSTVGTGVNLLGSLAHFGYQTVLMTKLPANPLGRRVAADLRRLGISDQFVGYSGGHLGSFFVELGHGSRPERVTYQDRLASSFCAADATTYDFETALEGVNYVHICGIALSLTDQTRNAVYTLAKLAHAKGIQVCFDFNFRMSLNTGNSHRAMKQRYEQILPYADVVFGSKRDLVELLDYPDRSDEECYAQFTADYHVTTFAGTRRTNDNQRKYFQGFMMHAGKLFQSHPREIRILDRIGSGDAFASGVITGLIEKWPIDKTLDFAVANSVLTQATLNDTPLFTQQDVFDYLASNGQNELIR, encoded by the coding sequence ATGAAAATATTAGCATTTGGGGAAGTCTTACTACGTTTTACCGTGCCTGATCACCTGCTGTTGGAACAAAGTGACCTCGTGCAATTATCGACGGTGGGTACGGGCGTTAATTTATTAGGCAGCTTAGCGCATTTTGGGTATCAAACCGTGTTGATGACCAAGTTACCGGCCAATCCGTTGGGTAGACGGGTCGCGGCAGATTTGAGACGACTTGGAATCTCCGACCAATTCGTTGGTTATTCTGGCGGCCATTTAGGCAGCTTTTTCGTGGAATTAGGGCATGGTTCCCGACCGGAACGCGTGACTTATCAGGATCGGTTAGCCAGTTCTTTTTGTGCCGCCGACGCGACGACGTATGATTTTGAAACCGCACTCGAAGGGGTAAACTACGTGCATATTTGTGGGATTGCCTTGAGTTTGACTGATCAGACGCGCAATGCCGTGTATACCTTGGCTAAGTTAGCACATGCGAAAGGGATTCAAGTGTGTTTTGATTTTAACTTTCGGATGAGCCTAAATACTGGCAATTCTCATCGTGCCATGAAGCAACGATATGAACAGATTTTACCGTATGCGGATGTGGTTTTTGGGAGTAAACGTGACTTGGTTGAGCTGCTAGATTATCCTGATAGGTCAGATGAAGAATGTTATGCCCAATTCACCGCGGATTACCACGTAACGACTTTTGCAGGAACGCGTCGAACCAACGATAATCAACGGAAATATTTTCAAGGCTTTATGATGCATGCGGGGAAGCTTTTTCAGTCTCATCCTCGTGAAATTCGTATTTTAGATCGGATTGGCAGTGGTGATGCTTTTGCGAGCGGCGTGATCACTGGCTTGATTGAAAAGTGGCCGATTGATAAGACCTTAGATTTTGCGGTTGCTAATTCTGTGCTAACACAAGCGACGCTGAATGACACGCCACTTTTTACACAACAAGATGTTTTTGATTACTTGGCTTCAAATGGACAAAACGAGTTGATTCGGTAG
- the dagF gene encoding 2-dehydro-3-deoxy-phosphogluconate aldolase has product MDLKPNYLANGLCLNVLANSIENAKACYDAAEGHVVLGVLTKNYPTDAAAIEDMLKYKAVINNAVSVGLGAGDPNQSAMVVRVAKAVQPQHVNQVFTGVGASRALLGQNETIINGLVSPTGKVGVVNIATGPLSSQALPTEVPIVTAIALLKDMGGSSIKFFPMKGLAHIEEFKAVAQACAENDFDLEPTGGIDLENFEEIVAIAKNAGVKRIIPHVYSSIIDQASGETRPEDVAKLYTMLQQF; this is encoded by the coding sequence ATGGATTTAAAACCGAACTATTTAGCCAATGGGCTATGTTTGAATGTCTTAGCGAATTCAATTGAGAATGCTAAAGCGTGTTATGACGCGGCTGAAGGCCATGTTGTGCTGGGTGTTTTGACGAAGAATTACCCGACTGATGCGGCCGCTATTGAAGATATGTTGAAATATAAGGCAGTGATTAATAATGCGGTCTCCGTTGGGTTAGGTGCTGGTGATCCGAATCAAAGCGCCATGGTCGTTCGGGTGGCGAAAGCCGTTCAGCCACAACATGTGAATCAAGTCTTTACAGGCGTTGGCGCTAGCCGGGCATTGTTGGGGCAAAATGAAACGATCATCAACGGATTAGTTTCACCAACGGGTAAAGTAGGTGTGGTGAATATTGCGACTGGGCCACTCAGCAGCCAAGCACTCCCGACCGAAGTGCCAATCGTGACGGCGATTGCTTTACTCAAAGACATGGGTGGTTCATCAATCAAATTCTTTCCGATGAAGGGTTTAGCGCATATTGAAGAGTTCAAGGCAGTCGCTCAAGCCTGTGCCGAAAATGACTTTGACCTTGAACCAACGGGCGGCATTGATTTAGAAAATTTTGAAGAAATTGTCGCAATTGCTAAAAATGCCGGAGTAAAGCGGATTATTCCGCACGTTTATAGTTCGATTATTGATCAAGCGAGTGGTGAGACTCGTCCAGAAGATGTGGCTAAGTTGTATACGATGTTGCAACAATTTTAG
- a CDS encoding DgaE family pyridoxal phosphate-dependent ammonia lyase: MDLYEKYQLKHVINADGKMTILGVSKVSDQVVAAQKIGGQNFFEIADLVVQTGHYVAKLVGAEDALIVNSASAGIVQVLAGIIGQGSGYHVYHPYTNRITKREVILPMGHDVDYGAPVDVMLGLAGAKMVPAGYANSCTAAHLAMQITPQTAAILYIKSHHTVQKSMLSIPAAIAVAHEHQLPLVLDAAAESDLTKYLKMGADAVIYSGAKAIEGPASGVVFGQAKLIQWARLQSKGIGRAMKIGKENIIGLTAAIEQYLAEGPETGAAMIARLKPFVAELQTIPGLAVSIVQDGAGREIYRASVKTAHAIEVCDQLRQGSIAIYAREYRVNEGVIEFDIRAVNQAEMAQIVTRLREIMEAY, encoded by the coding sequence ATGGATTTGTATGAAAAATACCAATTGAAACACGTGATTAACGCCGATGGCAAAATGACCATTTTAGGTGTTTCGAAGGTTTCTGATCAAGTGGTTGCGGCACAAAAAATAGGAGGCCAGAATTTTTTTGAAATCGCCGACTTAGTTGTACAGACCGGGCATTACGTGGCTAAGCTAGTCGGTGCGGAAGATGCACTAATCGTCAATTCGGCTTCAGCCGGAATCGTGCAAGTCTTGGCCGGGATTATCGGACAAGGCAGTGGGTACCACGTTTATCACCCGTACACTAATCGCATTACGAAACGCGAAGTTATTCTACCAATGGGACACGATGTCGATTACGGTGCCCCAGTAGACGTGATGCTTGGACTTGCCGGGGCTAAAATGGTGCCGGCCGGATATGCCAACAGTTGCACCGCCGCACATTTGGCAATGCAAATTACGCCACAAACCGCGGCAATTTTGTATATCAAAAGTCATCACACTGTCCAGAAGAGCATGTTGTCAATCCCCGCTGCCATTGCCGTGGCCCATGAGCATCAGTTGCCACTGGTTTTAGATGCGGCCGCGGAATCAGACCTGACGAAATATCTAAAAATGGGCGCGGACGCGGTGATCTATAGTGGCGCTAAGGCCATTGAAGGTCCGGCTTCCGGTGTCGTATTTGGTCAAGCGAAGCTGATTCAATGGGCACGCCTACAAAGCAAAGGAATCGGCCGCGCAATGAAGATCGGCAAGGAAAATATTATTGGTTTGACAGCGGCGATTGAACAATATCTGGCTGAAGGACCAGAGACAGGGGCGGCCATGATTGCCCGTTTAAAGCCATTTGTTGCTGAATTACAGACGATTCCAGGCTTGGCGGTCAGCATTGTACAAGATGGGGCTGGTCGCGAAATTTATCGGGCTAGTGTTAAAACAGCGCATGCGATTGAGGTTTGTGACCAATTACGACAGGGATCAATCGCAATTTATGCCCGTGAATATCGTGTCAATGAAGGTGTGATCGAGTTTGATATTCGAGCGGTTAATCAGGCCGAAATGGCTCAAATTGTCACGCGATTACGAGAAATTATGGAGGCTTACTAA
- a CDS encoding amidohydrolase/deacetylase family metallohydrolase yields the protein MADLYLKNGLDVQSQPIEILMTNGKIEQVGQKLAGTTADRTIDLAGQSIVSAGWIDDHTHCYEKLTLYYDDPDQVGYMTGVTTVIDAGSCGADNISDFYARTRAKRTNVYALLNISRTGILAQDELGDLSRVNFETFQNAVNEYPDFIVGMKARMSRSVVVGNGLQPLILAKQFQAQLMHHLPLMVHVGTNPPELQAIMAQLKPGDIMTHCFNGKANGILTTDDRIKPFVQSGYEQGIIFDVGHGTDSFNFHTAAVATAQGLYPQTLSTDSYHRNRENGPVYNLATCIEKMLLLGYPLSEIIPMVTSRPAQNFKLTTKGQLAPGYDADITIFEIKHGSKKLTDSDGNTRITDRLVKPEYSIVGGKVYMIGEL from the coding sequence ATGGCGGACCTATATTTGAAGAATGGCCTCGATGTGCAATCACAGCCGATTGAAATTTTGATGACTAATGGCAAAATCGAGCAAGTTGGTCAAAAATTAGCAGGGACGACCGCCGACCGTACGATTGATTTGGCAGGTCAGTCGATTGTCTCAGCCGGTTGGATCGATGATCATACACACTGTTATGAAAAGTTGACACTTTACTACGATGATCCAGATCAAGTCGGTTATATGACTGGTGTCACGACAGTCATTGACGCGGGATCGTGTGGTGCTGATAATATTAGTGACTTTTATGCGCGCACCCGTGCTAAACGAACCAACGTTTATGCGCTATTGAACATTTCTAGGACCGGAATTTTGGCGCAAGACGAGTTAGGTGATCTGAGTCGGGTCAATTTTGAGACGTTTCAGAATGCGGTAAATGAATATCCAGATTTTATCGTGGGGATGAAAGCCCGGATGAGTCGATCAGTGGTTGTTGGAAATGGCCTGCAGCCGCTAATTCTGGCGAAACAATTTCAGGCACAGTTGATGCATCATTTACCTTTGATGGTCCATGTGGGGACGAATCCACCTGAATTACAAGCGATTATGGCGCAATTAAAACCGGGCGACATTATGACGCACTGCTTTAATGGGAAGGCAAATGGAATTTTGACGACGGATGATCGGATTAAGCCGTTTGTCCAAAGTGGTTACGAGCAAGGGATTATTTTTGATGTGGGTCATGGCACCGATAGTTTTAATTTCCATACTGCGGCAGTGGCGACTGCACAGGGGCTGTATCCGCAAACCTTGAGCACGGATAGTTATCATCGCAATCGCGAAAATGGTCCGGTTTATAATCTAGCAACCTGTATTGAAAAAATGTTGTTGCTGGGCTATCCACTGTCTGAAATCATTCCAATGGTCACTAGTCGGCCCGCTCAGAATTTTAAATTAACGACGAAAGGTCAACTGGCTCCTGGCTATGATGCGGATATTACCATTTTTGAAATCAAACATGGATCGAAAAAATTAACGGATTCGGATGGTAACACCCGGATAACTGATAGGTTAGTGAAACCGGAGTACAGTATCGTTGGTGGAAAAGTTTACATGATTGGGGAACTCTAA